CCAAAGACAATATCTTATGTGATTATCTTAATGTTTCACCTTTTGGCCGTAACAACAAGGGTCAAAATATTGCTGGTGTTGAAGAAGCTGCGCGTGGCATTTTTGGCGTTTCTGCCAAAGATTTAACGGTGCCACAGGCAGCATTTTTGGCGGGTCTTCCGCAGAGTCCTATTGTTTACTCTCCTTATTTGTCAACGGGACAACTGAAATCAGAAAAGGACATGGCTTATGGCATCAAGCGTCAGCAAAATGTTCTCTTTAACATGTACCGTACAGGTGTTCTGTCTAAAAAAGAATACGAGGACTATAAGGCTTATCCGATTCAAAAGGATTTTATTCAACCGGGAAGTGCAATAGTAAATAATCACGATTACCTTTATTACACGGTGTTAGCGGATGCTAAGAAAGCCATGTATAGCTATTTGATTAAGCGAGATAAGGTGTCTAGTCGTGACTTGAAAAATGACGAGACTAAGGCTGCTTATGAAGAGAGAGCCTTAACAGAATTGCAACAGGGTGGCTATACCATCACCACAACCATTAATAAGCCTATTTACAATGCGATGCAGACAGCGGCAGCTCAGTTTGGTGGCTTGTTAGATGATGGCACTGGTACAGTTCAAATGGGAAATGTCTTGACAGACAATGCGACTGGTGCTGTGTTAGGTTTTGTTGGTGGTAGAGATTATGCTCTGAATCAAAATAATCATGCTTTCAATACAGTTAGATCGCCAGGTTCTAGCATTAAACCGATAATCGCTTATGGTCCTGCTATTGATCAAGGTTTAATGGGGAGTGCTAGCGTTTTGTCTAATTACCCAACAACTTACTCGAGTGGCCAAAAAATCATGCATGCTGATAGTGAAGGAACAGCCATGATGCCACTTCAAGAGGCCCTAAATACTTCTTGGAACATCCCAGCTTTTTGGACACAGAAATTACTGCGTGAAAAAGGTGTCGATGTCGAAAATTATATGACAAAAATGGGTTATAAGATTGCAGACTACTCGATTGAAAGTTTACCTCTAGGGGGCGGTATTGAAGTCTCGGTTGCTCAACAAACCAATGCTTACCAAATGCTTTCAAACAATGGCTTATATCAAAAGCAATATATTGTAGATAAGATTACTGCTAGCGATGGTACAGTCGTTTACAAACATGAAAATAAGCCAATTCGTATTTTTTCTGCAGCAACAGCTACGATTTTACAAGAATTGTTGAGAGGTCCGATTACTTCAGGCGCTACGACTACTTTCAAGAACCGTTTGGCGGCTATTAATCCGTGGCTTGCTAATGCTGATTGGATTGGTAAGACCGGAACAACTGAGAATTATACGGATGTTTGGCTAGTCCTGTCTACTCCAAAAGTTACTTTAGGCGGTTGGGCAGGACATGATGACAATACCTCATTAGCGCCATTAACAGGATATAACAATAATTCTAATTATCTTGCCTATTTAGCTAATGCCATTAATCAGGCCGATCCCAATGTTATTGGAGTAGGGCAACGCTTCAACTTAGATCCAGGAGTCATTAAGGCGAATGTCTTGAAGTCAACAGGTTTACAACCAGGAACTGTTAATGTCAATGGACATACTTTTTCTGTTGGTGGAGAAATGACCACCAGTCTATGGTCCCAAAAAGGACCGGGGGCTATGACTTACCGATTTGCTATTGGTGGCACGGATGCCGATTATCAAAAAGCCTGGGGGAACTTCGGGTTCAGAAAAAATTAGGTTGCCATTTATCGATAAAAAGGGTATAATAGTAATAACTATTTGTCGTCCAATCTAGCTGAAATATTGTCCAGTTAGGAAGAACAGCAGTTAAATCACACTGATAAAGTCAGATTTAGCTGCTCTTTTTGTGTCTATTTTTAGAAAAGATAGGGTTTGTAACCTATATTTAAATATTCTAAAAATTAACATTTAGGGCAAATGATAACTTAGTTGCGATTTGCTGAAACAGCAAAGCTTAAATAGAAGAAGGAGCTAAAAACTTGGCAGGACATGAAGTTCGATACGGAAAACACCGTACACGTCGTAGCTTTTCAAGAATCAAAGAAGTTCTTGATTTACCAAATTTGATTGAAATTCAAACTGACTCATTCCAAGATTTCCTCGATTCAGGTTTGAAAGAAGTATTTGAAGATGTACTTCCTATTTCAAACTTTACGGATACTATGGAACTTGAATTTGTTGGTTACGAATTTAAAGAACCTAA
The genomic region above belongs to Streptococcus pyogenes and contains:
- the pbp1b gene encoding penicillin-binding protein PBP1B, yielding MVKWNTKQKRISHQRLGLLDLGPVLLRTLRLLSNFFYIVIFLFGMMGFGMAFGYLASQIESVKVPSKESLVKQVESLTMISQMNYSDNSLISTLDTDLLRTPVANDAISENIKKAIVSTEDEHFQEHKGIVPKAVFRATLASVLGFGEASGGSTLTQQLVKQQVLGDDPTFKRKSKEIVYALALERYMSKDNILCDYLNVSPFGRNNKGQNIAGVEEAARGIFGVSAKDLTVPQAAFLAGLPQSPIVYSPYLSTGQLKSEKDMAYGIKRQQNVLFNMYRTGVLSKKEYEDYKAYPIQKDFIQPGSAIVNNHDYLYYTVLADAKKAMYSYLIKRDKVSSRDLKNDETKAAYEERALTELQQGGYTITTTINKPIYNAMQTAAAQFGGLLDDGTGTVQMGNVLTDNATGAVLGFVGGRDYALNQNNHAFNTVRSPGSSIKPIIAYGPAIDQGLMGSASVLSNYPTTYSSGQKIMHADSEGTAMMPLQEALNTSWNIPAFWTQKLLREKGVDVENYMTKMGYKIADYSIESLPLGGGIEVSVAQQTNAYQMLSNNGLYQKQYIVDKITASDGTVVYKHENKPIRIFSAATATILQELLRGPITSGATTTFKNRLAAINPWLANADWIGKTGTTENYTDVWLVLSTPKVTLGGWAGHDDNTSLAPLTGYNNNSNYLAYLANAINQADPNVIGVGQRFNLDPGVIKANVLKSTGLQPGTVNVNGHTFSVGGEMTTSLWSQKGPGAMTYRFAIGGTDADYQKAWGNFGFRKN